In Massilia forsythiae, one DNA window encodes the following:
- a CDS encoding carbon-nitrogen hydrolase family protein — protein MSTEHPIVAAVQMVSSPSVEDNLAGARRLLREAAATGATLVTLPEYWPIMGMADTDKVAHAEAPGSGPIQDFLAAQARELGIWLIGGTLPLTSNDAGRVLNTTLVYDPQGNHVGRYDKIHLFGFNKGSESYDEARTIVPGATVGSFEAPFGRVGLSICYDLRFPELFRAMGECALMVVPAAFTHTTGLAHWEVLLRARAIENQCYVLAAAQGGLHPNGRRTFGHSMLIDPWGEVKSVLAEGEGVVSGAIDAAYLAQVRANLPALKHRTM, from the coding sequence ATGTCTACCGAACACCCGATCGTCGCCGCCGTCCAGATGGTTTCCTCGCCCAGCGTCGAGGACAACCTTGCCGGCGCGCGTCGCCTGCTGCGCGAGGCCGCCGCCACCGGCGCCACCCTGGTCACGCTGCCGGAGTACTGGCCGATCATGGGCATGGCGGACACCGACAAGGTGGCCCACGCCGAAGCGCCGGGCAGCGGCCCGATCCAGGATTTCCTGGCGGCCCAGGCGCGCGAGCTCGGCATCTGGCTGATCGGCGGCACGCTGCCGCTGACCTCGAACGATGCCGGCCGGGTGCTGAACACGACCCTGGTCTACGACCCGCAGGGCAACCATGTCGGCCGCTACGACAAGATCCACCTGTTCGGCTTCAACAAGGGCAGCGAATCCTACGACGAGGCGCGCACCATCGTGCCGGGCGCCACGGTGGGCAGCTTCGAGGCGCCGTTCGGCCGGGTCGGCCTGTCGATCTGCTACGACCTGCGCTTTCCGGAACTGTTCCGCGCCATGGGCGAGTGCGCGCTGATGGTGGTGCCGGCCGCCTTTACCCACACGACCGGCCTGGCGCACTGGGAAGTGCTGCTGCGCGCGCGCGCCATCGAGAACCAGTGCTACGTGCTGGCCGCGGCCCAGGGCGGGCTGCACCCGAACGGCCGCCGCACCTTCGGCCACAGCATGCTGATCGACCCGTGGGGCGAGGTGAAATCGGTGCTGGCCGAAGGAGAAGGCGTGGTCAGCGGCGCCATCGACGCCGCCTACCTGGCGCAGGTACGCGCGAACCTGCCGGCGCTGAAGCACCGCACGATGTGA
- a CDS encoding YhdP family protein — translation MSTLMHNPEPQAERAQTKEGDDVRAGGMHGAPDVAAHAPVHEPGALGQGWQRLRAGYRYANLASHHVLGFLVKGTLLVYFALAVLFLVLRYAILPNIEVHKPDIERAASRALGNRVSIERIAASWNGLHPRLALGGLRVHDRAGRQLLALPQVAATLSWMSLAALEPRFESLVIDGPQLDVRRGADGVLQVAGVRIDPDKKEEGGGADWLLRQREIVVRGGRLTWTDALRGAPPLTLSNLTLALQNRWATHHVALRATPPADLAAPFDLRARFNHPVLGARPADARRWKGQVYADLRDADLAAWKRYLDYPFSLERGSGSVRAWVDIDRARVAGVTADLGLAGVEARLAPDAPPLALARAGGRVTLREDSDGAAAAVAGARDGAKAPFGARGHAASLENFIVVLEDGTALPPLTLSESWHPAARGRAERFAVNADRLDLGALALLAARMPLPAAQRELLAELAPRGHVSDLDAQWEGRPPALSGYRVRARVEGLGVKALAAREAVAALDGQPARAARKATPGVRNLSGSVDAGDRGGSVTLESKQLALLLPAWFAQPDMPFDRLGLQARWSWPRDDQLLVEVDGMQFAQGALTGTLSGRHLLPLAPGHGPGSADIEASIDGVDIAGVKRFLPLATHEHLRDWLTGALQGGRLRDAHLRLRGDLSHFPFKAANAQERARGEFRVSGRIENGKLEYAPSHRADDGVTPLWPLAEAIEGSIVFDRARMEIHADSAHTRGIALTDVSAVIPELGAHESVLDIDGNAAGALQDLLGYVGASPVLGWIGHFTEDTTATGAAGLALKLHLPLADLHQARVQGALQLQGNDVTLFPELPPLQGATGKVEFSEHGVNLNGVGAGFLGGPLTLAGGTQPDGAIVIQLAGSATADGMRGTSSLPALQRLGARLSGGARFAGSVTVKDHQARIVVDSTLAGLGVDLPAPLNKAAADALPLHFALTGQPTGADGVGRDEIRIALGNTAAAHYVRERQPHSPWIVKRGGIGVNVAAPEPDSGMMINVNMKALNVDRWLAVGAEIAGQGAPASATAPAPASGGSGANMGQYVIPDTIGVRAGELVIGERPLRDVVLGVTHLPGAWLANIDSRQVAGHVTWNEARGGQGMGKVTARLASLDIPESSANEVKNMLESDKDAGAGIPALDIVAERFELFDKQFGRLELVASNAQARAGREWRIDRLAITNPDGQLKANGRWLARDGKSNTALNFNLDIGDAGRLLDRLGFPGTLRHGKGRLAGDVSWAGLPYSLDIPSLSGQIQMNVEDGQFLKKDPGAAKLLGVLSLQMLPRMLKLDFHDVFSEGLAFDGITANAMIARGVLRTDNLKMHGVAATVLMDGSADIANESTNLHVVVIPEFNLGTGPLVYGLAVNPVIGLGSYLAQLFLRAPVMKALTYRMQVTGPWKSPSVVKLDSRGAATPASNPVTQPRK, via the coding sequence TTGAGCACCCTGATGCACAACCCGGAACCGCAGGCGGAGCGCGCGCAGACCAAGGAAGGCGACGATGTGCGTGCCGGCGGCATGCATGGCGCGCCCGACGTGGCTGCACATGCGCCTGTGCACGAGCCCGGGGCGCTGGGCCAGGGCTGGCAGCGCCTGCGCGCGGGTTACCGCTACGCCAACCTGGCTTCGCACCACGTGCTCGGTTTCCTGGTCAAGGGCACGCTGCTGGTGTATTTCGCGCTGGCCGTGCTGTTCCTGGTGCTGCGCTACGCGATCTTGCCGAACATCGAGGTCCACAAGCCCGACATCGAGCGCGCCGCCAGCCGCGCGCTCGGCAACCGCGTCAGCATCGAGCGCATCGCCGCCTCCTGGAACGGCTTGCATCCCCGCCTCGCGCTGGGCGGCCTGCGCGTGCATGACCGGGCCGGCCGCCAGTTGCTGGCGCTGCCGCAGGTGGCGGCCACGCTGTCCTGGATGAGCCTGGCGGCGCTGGAGCCGCGCTTCGAGTCGCTCGTCATCGACGGCCCGCAACTGGACGTGCGGCGCGGCGCCGACGGCGTGCTGCAGGTGGCCGGCGTGCGCATCGATCCGGACAAGAAGGAAGAGGGCGGCGGCGCCGACTGGCTGCTGCGCCAGCGCGAGATCGTCGTGCGCGGCGGCCGCCTGACCTGGACCGACGCCCTGCGCGGCGCGCCGCCCTTGACCCTGTCGAACCTGACCCTGGCGCTGCAGAACCGCTGGGCCACGCACCACGTCGCGCTGCGCGCCACGCCGCCGGCCGACCTGGCCGCGCCGTTCGACCTGCGCGCCCGCTTCAACCATCCGGTGCTGGGCGCGCGCCCGGCCGATGCGCGCCGCTGGAAGGGCCAGGTGTACGCCGACCTGCGCGACGCCGACCTGGCCGCCTGGAAGCGCTACCTCGATTATCCGTTCAGCCTGGAGCGCGGCAGCGGCTCGGTGCGTGCCTGGGTCGACATCGACCGGGCGCGCGTGGCCGGCGTGACCGCCGACCTCGGCCTGGCCGGGGTCGAGGCGCGCCTGGCGCCGGACGCGCCGCCGCTGGCGCTGGCCAGGGCCGGCGGGCGGGTGACGCTGCGCGAGGATAGCGACGGGGCCGCGGCCGCCGTTGCCGGCGCCAGGGATGGCGCCAAAGCGCCATTCGGCGCGCGCGGCCACGCCGCCAGCCTGGAAAACTTCATCGTGGTGCTGGAAGACGGCACCGCCTTGCCGCCCCTGACGCTGTCCGAATCCTGGCATCCGGCGGCGCGCGGGCGTGCGGAGCGCTTTGCCGTGAACGCCGATCGCCTCGACCTGGGCGCGCTGGCGCTGCTGGCGGCGCGCATGCCGCTGCCGGCCGCGCAGCGCGAACTGCTGGCCGAGCTGGCGCCGCGCGGTCACGTGAGCGACCTGGACGCCCAATGGGAAGGGCGTCCGCCGGCATTGTCCGGCTACCGCGTGCGCGCCCGCGTCGAGGGCCTGGGCGTGAAAGCCCTGGCGGCGCGCGAGGCGGTGGCGGCGCTGGACGGGCAGCCGGCGCGCGCGGCGCGCAAGGCCACGCCGGGCGTGCGCAACCTGAGCGGCAGTGTCGACGCCGGCGACCGCGGCGGCAGCGTGACGCTGGAATCGAAGCAACTGGCGCTGCTGCTGCCGGCCTGGTTCGCGCAGCCGGACATGCCGTTCGACCGGCTCGGCCTGCAGGCGCGCTGGTCGTGGCCGCGTGACGATCAATTGCTGGTGGAAGTCGACGGCATGCAGTTCGCGCAGGGCGCCCTGACCGGCACGCTGTCCGGCCGCCACCTGCTGCCGCTGGCGCCGGGCCACGGCCCCGGCAGCGCCGACATCGAGGCCAGCATCGACGGTGTCGACATCGCCGGCGTCAAGCGCTTCCTGCCGCTGGCCACCCACGAACACCTGCGCGACTGGCTGACCGGGGCGCTGCAGGGCGGGCGCCTGCGCGACGCCCACCTGCGCCTGCGCGGCGACCTGTCCCACTTCCCGTTCAAGGCGGCCAACGCCCAGGAGCGCGCGCGCGGCGAATTCCGGGTCAGCGGACGCATCGAGAACGGCAAGCTGGAATACGCGCCGTCGCACCGCGCCGACGACGGCGTCACTCCCCTGTGGCCGCTGGCCGAGGCGATCGAGGGCAGCATCGTGTTCGACCGCGCGCGCATGGAAATCCACGCCGACAGCGCGCACACCCGCGGCATCGCCTTGACGGACGTGAGCGCGGTGATCCCGGAACTGGGCGCGCACGAATCGGTGCTGGACATCGACGGCAACGCCGCCGGCGCGCTGCAGGACCTGCTGGGCTACGTCGGCGCCAGCCCGGTGCTGGGCTGGATCGGCCATTTCACCGAAGACACCACGGCCACCGGGGCGGCCGGCCTGGCCCTGAAACTGCACCTGCCGCTGGCCGACCTGCACCAGGCCAGGGTGCAGGGCGCACTGCAGCTGCAGGGCAACGACGTCACCCTGTTCCCCGAACTGCCGCCGCTGCAGGGCGCCACCGGCAAGGTCGAGTTTTCCGAGCACGGCGTCAACCTGAACGGCGTCGGCGCCGGCTTCCTGGGCGGGCCGCTGACGCTGGCGGGCGGCACCCAGCCCGACGGCGCCATCGTGATCCAGCTGGCCGGCAGCGCCACCGCCGACGGCATGCGGGGCACGTCCTCGCTGCCGGCGCTGCAGCGCCTCGGCGCCAGGCTGTCCGGCGGCGCGCGCTTCGCCGGCAGCGTGACGGTCAAGGACCACCAGGCGCGCATCGTGGTCGATTCGACCCTGGCCGGCCTCGGCGTCGACCTGCCCGCGCCCCTGAACAAGGCGGCGGCCGATGCGCTGCCGCTGCACTTCGCGCTGACCGGCCAGCCGACCGGCGCGGACGGCGTCGGCCGCGACGAGATCCGCATCGCCCTCGGCAACACCGCGGCGGCGCACTACGTGCGCGAGCGCCAGCCGCATTCTCCCTGGATCGTCAAGCGCGGCGGCATCGGCGTCAACGTGGCGGCGCCGGAACCGGACAGCGGGATGATGATCAACGTGAACATGAAGGCGCTCAACGTCGACCGCTGGCTGGCCGTGGGTGCCGAGATCGCCGGGCAGGGCGCGCCTGCATCGGCCACGGCGCCGGCGCCTGCATCCGGCGGCAGCGGCGCCAACATGGGCCAGTACGTGATCCCGGACACCATCGGCGTGCGCGCCGGCGAACTGGTGATCGGCGAGCGCCCGCTGCGCGACGTGGTGCTGGGCGTGACCCACCTGCCGGGCGCCTGGCTGGCCAACATCGATTCGCGCCAGGTGGCCGGCCACGTGACCTGGAACGAGGCGCGCGGCGGCCAGGGCATGGGCAAGGTCACCGCGCGCCTGGCCTCGCTCGACATCCCGGAATCCTCGGCCAACGAAGTCAAGAACATGCTGGAATCGGACAAGGATGCCGGCGCCGGCATCCCCGCGCTGGACATCGTGGCCGAACGCTTCGAATTGTTCGACAAGCAGTTCGGCCGCCTGGAACTGGTGGCCAGCAACGCCCAGGCGCGCGCCGGGCGCGAATGGCGCATCGACCGCCTGGCGATCACCAATCCGGACGGCCAATTGAAGGCCAACGGGCGCTGGCTGGCGCGCGACGGTAAGAGCAACACCGCGCTCAATTTCAACCTCGACATCGGCGACGCCGGCCGCCTGCTGGACCGGCTCGGCTTCCCCGGTACCCTGCGCCACGGCAAGGGGCGGCTGGCGGGCGACGTGTCCTGGGCCGGCCTGCCGTACTCGCTCGACATCCCGAGCCTGTCCGGCCAGATCCAGATGAACGTCGAGGACGGCCAGTTCCTGAAAAAGGATCCGGGCGCGGCCAAGCTGCTGGGCGTGCTGAGCCTGCAGATGCTGCCGCGCATGTTGAAACTCGACTTCCACGACGTGTTCTCGGAGGGGCTGGCCTTCGACGGCATCACCGCCAACGCCATGATCGCGCGCGGCGTGCTGCGCACCGACAACCTCAAGATGCACGGCGTCGCCGCCACCGTGCTGATGGACGGCAGCGCCGACATCGCCAACGAATCGACCAACCTGCACGTGGTGGTGATCCCCGAATTCAACCTCGGCACCGGCCCGCTGGTGTACGGCCTGGCGGTCAATCCGGTGATCGGCCTGGGCAGCTACCTGGCGCAGCTGTTCCTGCGCGCGCCGGTGATGAAGGCATTGACGTACCGGATGCAGGTGACCGGGCCGTGGAAGTCGCCCAGCGTGGTCAAGCTGGACAGCCGGGGCGCGGCGACACCTGCGTCCAATCCCGTTACCCAACCGCGAAAGTGA
- the glnE gene encoding bifunctional [glutamate--ammonia ligase]-adenylyl-L-tyrosine phosphorylase/[glutamate--ammonia-ligase] adenylyltransferase, whose amino-acid sequence MAQVPIPQAPPPQDFLPPSAVPRAAGADASRFFQRWIGADPQRAARLAAVSQLSLARLDLGAALEAEAATGSGGNSGGNPGGNRLPLVRAMRRLRNLLVCALIARDLDGRADLDEVVTAMSRFADFAVQTHLAELMRDMTAQHGTPVGDESGRPQQMMVLAMGKHGGCELNVSSDIDLIFVYPEDGDTRADAPGQRSLSNHEFFVRLGRKLIAALSEVTEDGFTFRVDMALRPNGKSGPLVASLGMVEDYLIVQGREWERYAWVKARAVTGDARDIAALDAIVRPFVYRRYLDFGVIDAIRTMHAQIRAEVNRQERLHPERSHNVKLGRGGIREIEFLAQVFQLIRGGRDPALRDRSTRRTLHLLAERDLLTPAVVQQLQEAYTFLRNLEHRLQYLEDAQTHTLPVSADDRDTVARMMGCTDQAALLARLDEWRGFVAAQFDAIFASKESTKAGDHQAEPVDPETIGTAGADPDQRDAIAERLAGLGFDQPVAAAERLVATWQAPRLQTLPEASRSRLAALVNAALPQIAAVVREAGVGSHAATLGRLLDFFEAIARRSAYLSLLTEYPHTMERVLRMINASGWAATFLTRHPILLDELLDDRGNAAEDLPALAAQLAGQLDEAEGDTERQLDILREALHAQQFRLLALDLAGELSVERLADHLSALADLIVAEVVKRAWRTIASRHRDVPRFAVIAYGKLGGKELGYVSDLDVIFLFDDDDQDAPANYAKLAQRFITWMTTHTSAGILFDIDTALRPDGASGMLVSSVGAFERYQQASAWTWEHQALTRARFCAGDAAIGARFEAIREQVLRRDRSDAAGADKLRADVTAMRRRMRDAHPSHGGRFDLKQDEGGMIDIEFINQYLVLRHAAAHPRLTANTGNIALLRLSAGLGLVDADLAEGAADAYRTMRRLQHQVRLQGQENARVDPGLVADHAAVVMRLWQACLGA is encoded by the coding sequence ATGGCTCAAGTTCCCATTCCCCAAGCGCCACCGCCCCAGGATTTCCTGCCGCCATCCGCCGTGCCCCGGGCTGCCGGCGCGGACGCCTCGCGCTTCTTCCAGCGCTGGATCGGCGCCGATCCGCAGCGCGCGGCGCGCCTGGCCGCCGTCAGCCAATTATCGCTGGCCCGGCTCGATCTCGGCGCAGCGCTGGAAGCCGAGGCCGCAACAGGTTCTGGGGGCAACTCGGGCGGCAACCCGGGCGGCAACCGTTTGCCGCTGGTGCGCGCCATGCGCCGCCTGCGCAACCTGCTGGTGTGCGCCCTCATCGCGCGCGACCTGGACGGGCGTGCCGACCTCGACGAGGTGGTGACGGCGATGAGCCGCTTCGCCGACTTCGCGGTGCAGACCCACCTGGCCGAGCTGATGCGCGACATGACCGCCCAGCACGGCACCCCGGTCGGCGACGAGTCCGGCCGGCCCCAGCAGATGATGGTGCTGGCCATGGGCAAGCACGGCGGCTGCGAACTGAACGTGTCGTCCGACATCGACCTGATCTTCGTGTATCCGGAAGACGGCGACACCCGCGCCGACGCGCCCGGCCAGCGCAGCCTGTCGAACCATGAATTCTTCGTGCGCCTGGGGCGCAAGCTGATCGCCGCCCTGTCCGAAGTCACCGAGGACGGTTTTACGTTCCGCGTCGACATGGCGTTGCGCCCGAACGGCAAGTCCGGCCCGCTGGTGGCCAGCCTCGGCATGGTCGAGGATTACCTGATCGTGCAGGGGCGCGAATGGGAGCGCTACGCCTGGGTCAAAGCGCGCGCCGTCACCGGCGACGCCCGGGACATCGCCGCCCTGGACGCGATCGTGCGCCCGTTCGTGTACCGGCGCTACCTCGACTTCGGCGTGATCGACGCGATCCGCACCATGCACGCCCAGATCCGCGCCGAGGTCAACCGCCAGGAACGCCTGCATCCCGAGCGCAGCCACAACGTCAAATTGGGGCGCGGCGGCATCCGCGAGATCGAATTCCTGGCGCAGGTGTTCCAATTGATCCGCGGCGGGCGCGATCCGGCCCTGCGCGACCGTTCCACGCGGCGCACGCTGCACCTGCTGGCCGAGCGCGACCTCCTGACCCCGGCGGTGGTGCAGCAATTGCAGGAAGCCTACACCTTCCTGCGCAACCTGGAACACCGCCTGCAATACCTGGAAGACGCCCAGACCCATACCCTGCCGGTGTCGGCGGACGACCGCGACACGGTGGCGCGCATGATGGGTTGTACGGACCAGGCAGCGCTGCTGGCGCGCCTGGACGAATGGCGCGGCTTCGTCGCGGCCCAGTTCGACGCCATCTTCGCCAGCAAGGAAAGCACGAAAGCGGGCGATCACCAGGCCGAGCCGGTCGATCCGGAGACCATCGGCACCGCCGGCGCCGACCCCGACCAGCGCGACGCCATCGCCGAGCGCCTGGCCGGCCTCGGCTTCGACCAGCCGGTGGCGGCGGCCGAGCGCCTGGTCGCCACCTGGCAGGCGCCGCGCCTGCAGACCCTGCCCGAGGCCAGCCGCAGCCGCCTGGCGGCGCTGGTCAACGCGGCGCTGCCGCAGATCGCCGCCGTGGTGCGCGAGGCCGGCGTCGGCAGCCATGCCGCCACGCTGGGACGCCTGCTCGATTTCTTCGAAGCCATCGCGCGCCGCTCGGCCTATCTGTCGCTGCTGACGGAATATCCGCACACCATGGAGCGGGTGCTGCGCATGATCAACGCCAGCGGCTGGGCCGCCACCTTCCTCACCCGCCACCCGATCCTGCTGGACGAATTGCTAGACGACCGCGGCAACGCCGCCGAAGACCTGCCGGCCCTGGCGGCGCAGCTGGCCGGCCAGCTGGACGAAGCCGAGGGCGACACCGAGCGCCAGCTCGACATCCTGCGCGAAGCGCTGCACGCCCAGCAGTTCCGCCTGCTGGCGCTGGACCTGGCCGGCGAGCTGTCGGTCGAGCGTCTGGCCGACCACCTGTCGGCGCTGGCCGACCTGATCGTGGCGGAAGTCGTCAAGCGCGCCTGGCGCACCATCGCCAGCCGCCACCGCGACGTGCCGCGCTTCGCCGTGATCGCCTACGGCAAGCTGGGCGGCAAGGAGCTGGGCTACGTGTCCGACCTGGACGTGATCTTCCTGTTCGACGACGACGACCAGGACGCGCCCGCCAACTACGCCAAGCTGGCGCAGCGCTTCATCACCTGGATGACGACGCACACCTCGGCCGGCATCCTGTTCGACATCGACACCGCGCTGCGGCCGGACGGCGCCAGCGGCATGCTGGTGTCCTCGGTCGGCGCCTTCGAGCGCTACCAGCAGGCGTCGGCCTGGACCTGGGAGCACCAGGCGCTGACGCGGGCGCGCTTCTGCGCCGGCGACGCCGCCATCGGCGCGCGCTTCGAGGCGATCCGCGAACAGGTGCTGCGCCGGGACCGCAGCGACGCGGCGGGCGCGGACAAGCTGCGCGCCGACGTGACGGCCATGCGCCGGCGCATGCGCGACGCCCACCCGAGCCACGGCGGGCGCTTCGACCTCAAGCAGGACGAAGGCGGCATGATCGACATCGAGTTCATCAACCAGTACCTGGTGTTGCGCCATGCCGCCGCGCATCCCCGACTGACGGCCAACACCGGCAACATCGCCCTGCTGCGCCTGTCCGCCGGGCTCGGCCTGGTCGATGCGGACCTGGCCGAAGGCGCTGCCGATGCCTACCGGACCATGCGCCGCCTGCAGCACCAGGTGCGGCTGCAGGGCCAGGAAAACGCGCGCGTCGATCCGGGACTGGTGGCCGACCATGCCGCGGTGGTGATGCGCTTGTGGCAGGCTTGCCTGGGCGCTTGA